Proteins encoded in a region of the Procambarus clarkii isolate CNS0578487 chromosome 28, FALCON_Pclarkii_2.0, whole genome shotgun sequence genome:
- the LOC138369434 gene encoding uncharacterized protein — MNDVLQENSDYEDAMFARLQHFDDIINAHKANTNIAATTSQNQTAPEVKLPSLSLPTFSGTEDESWDGFWSKFVDSMDSNANVPKTTKFTYLQSVLKDEAFQVVCNLNHTDDDYDNAVQLLKDNYAKPERTIRILTQKLLDIKPSNNKAAYSKPSEWSLSPCSRHLKIK, encoded by the coding sequence ATGAACGACGTACTACAAGAAAACTCTGATTATGAGGATGCAATGTTTGCAAGGCTACAACACTTTGATGACATAATAAATGCCCATAAAGCCAATACAAATATTGCAGCCACAACTTCCCAGaaccagacagcaccagaagtcaaattgccatcactcAGTCTGCCAACTTTTTCTGGTACAgaggacgagagttgggacggtttctggagcaaatttgtcgattctaTGGATTCTAATGCCAATGTACCAAAGACGACAAAGTTTACATATTTACAGAGTGTCTTGAAAGATGAAGCGTTTCAGGTGGTCTGTAATCTGAACCATACAGATGACGATTATGACAATGCCGTACAgctcctgaaagataattacgctaaaccagaaaggaccatcagaattctaacacagaagctgttagacattaaaccttCAAATAATAAAGCAGCTTACTCCAAGCCTTCAGAATGGAGCTTGAGTCCTTGCTCgaggcacttaaaaataaagtga